From Alistipes sp. ZOR0009, a single genomic window includes:
- a CDS encoding TCR/Tet family MFS transporter: MKSNHKSTLIFVLIVVVIDTAGFGLIFPVLPQLLINLLHSDITTAAKYGGWLSFAYAIMQFVFAPVLGNLSDQYGRRPVLLSSLFGFSIDCIFLAFAPSILWLFVGRTIAGITGASYSVASACVADISTDDNRTKNFGLINAGFGLGFIIGPIIGGTLGQFGTHTPFIVAAILSFINFIFGYYFFPESLKANNRRKFDRKRANPFGSLKHLQKFPLIKTLVLSMIFVSIANHSMESVWAFFTIEKFKWSTSLVGYSLAFIGILSIIVQLWLVSILAKKLGDKRMAVLGFVLMMTGFFLFAFTPWQWLLFTALLLFIVGGIQGTAVQSIMSSAMPDNEQGELQGALGSLMGLTTLIAPPLMTSSFSYFTGKQSEIYFPGIPFLIASILTLISLILFLKSFKKSNRLIKSVDK; the protein is encoded by the coding sequence ATGAAATCAAATCATAAATCAACACTCATATTTGTATTAATAGTTGTCGTAATTGACACCGCAGGTTTTGGACTAATTTTTCCAGTTCTACCACAACTACTAATTAATCTACTTCATTCAGACATCACCACAGCCGCCAAATACGGAGGCTGGCTCTCATTTGCTTATGCAATTATGCAATTTGTTTTTGCACCAGTTTTAGGGAATTTAAGCGACCAATATGGCAGGCGACCAGTACTTTTAAGCTCATTGTTTGGGTTTAGCATCGACTGCATTTTTCTTGCTTTTGCACCAAGTATTTTGTGGCTTTTTGTTGGGCGGACAATTGCAGGTATAACAGGAGCAAGCTATTCCGTTGCATCTGCTTGTGTTGCCGACATTAGCACAGACGATAATAGAACTAAAAATTTCGGACTTATAAACGCAGGCTTTGGTTTGGGGTTTATAATTGGACCCATAATTGGCGGAACATTGGGACAATTCGGAACTCATACACCCTTTATTGTTGCTGCTATTTTAAGTTTTATCAATTTTATTTTCGGCTATTACTTTTTCCCGGAATCGTTAAAAGCAAATAACCGCAGGAAATTTGACAGGAAAAGAGCTAATCCATTTGGTTCCCTCAAACACTTACAGAAATTCCCATTGATAAAAACTTTAGTGCTATCAATGATTTTTGTTTCCATCGCTAATCACAGTATGGAAAGTGTTTGGGCATTTTTCACCATTGAAAAATTTAAGTGGAGCACCTCTCTTGTTGGCTACTCATTAGCATTTATAGGCATTCTATCAATTATCGTTCAGTTATGGTTAGTCAGTATTTTGGCAAAAAAATTGGGCGACAAACGAATGGCAGTATTAGGATTTGTACTTATGATGACGGGCTTTTTTCTGTTTGCTTTTACACCGTGGCAATGGTTGCTCTTTACCGCTTTATTACTTTTCATAGTTGGTGGAATTCAAGGCACAGCCGTTCAAAGTATTATGTCTTCTGCAATGCCCGACAACGAACAAGGTGAACTTCAAGGTGCTTTAGGCAGTTTAATGGGCTTGACAACTCTGATTGCACCACCGTTAATGACAAGCAGTTTTTCTTACTTTACGGGAAAACAATCCGAGATTTATTTTCCAGGAATTCCTTTTTTAATTGCTTCAATATTGACATTAATTAGTTTAATTTTGTTTCTTAAAAGTTTTAAAAAATCAAATAGACTGATAAAATCGGTGGACAAGTAA
- a CDS encoding tyrosine-type recombinase/integrase, protein MKIEKIRHRGEDRIKLDFPYSTDLVQQIRQLPDAKWSKTLQAWHIPNSSQAYHQLTELFAGIRQPASAPSPLPTPVLAQTLASSYSEIGLEVTGKLLILKMPKNEVDIEFIRTFKYVRWDKARCRWVIPNYGQNLKLLQSYFNSRLAYVVYKEAAPPKPMPVINPAEVVASLPPLAAESLPEVEQFRRWMEHKRYSPSTVKTYVHAITVFLQFIQPKTSAEASSDDMQRFVYQYMIPHRLSFSYQNQAVNAAKLFFKTIRGSKLEVEQLERPRREHKLPNVLSKEEVAAILSASPNLKHRTMLSLIYACGLRRSELLSLTPKSIDSKRHMLIILNAKGKKDRMVPISDKVIAMLREYYKAYRPTVWLFEGQEPGEPYSETSLQKVLKFSLGLANVNKPATLHWLRHSYATHLLESGTDLRYIQELLGHKSSRTTEIYTHVSEKSLQKVKSPFDDLM, encoded by the coding sequence ATGAAAATTGAAAAGATTAGGCATCGTGGAGAGGATCGTATTAAGCTTGATTTTCCGTACAGCACCGACCTTGTACAACAAATTCGGCAGCTGCCCGATGCAAAATGGAGCAAAACGCTACAGGCATGGCATATACCGAATAGCAGCCAAGCGTACCACCAGCTCACCGAACTATTTGCAGGTATCCGCCAACCAGCATCAGCACCAAGCCCACTACCCACCCCAGTGCTGGCCCAAACGCTCGCAAGCAGCTATAGCGAAATAGGGCTGGAGGTAACGGGGAAGCTGCTCATCCTAAAAATGCCCAAGAACGAGGTTGACATCGAGTTTATCCGCACCTTTAAGTATGTACGGTGGGATAAGGCTCGCTGCCGATGGGTTATTCCCAACTATGGGCAAAACCTGAAGCTGCTGCAAAGCTACTTCAATAGCCGGCTGGCCTACGTCGTATACAAGGAAGCAGCACCTCCAAAGCCCATGCCCGTTATCAACCCGGCAGAGGTAGTGGCCAGCTTACCCCCTTTAGCCGCCGAAAGCCTTCCCGAAGTTGAGCAATTTAGGCGGTGGATGGAGCATAAGCGCTACAGCCCATCGACCGTAAAAACGTACGTGCATGCCATTACCGTTTTCCTGCAGTTCATCCAGCCTAAAACCAGCGCCGAGGCCTCCAGCGACGACATGCAGCGCTTTGTTTACCAGTATATGATACCGCATCGGCTTAGCTTTTCCTACCAGAACCAGGCGGTAAACGCGGCGAAGCTGTTCTTTAAGACCATTCGAGGCTCGAAGCTGGAGGTAGAGCAGCTGGAGCGGCCACGCCGCGAGCACAAGCTGCCCAACGTGCTGAGCAAGGAGGAGGTGGCGGCCATACTAAGCGCATCGCCCAACCTAAAGCACCGCACCATGCTCAGCCTAATATACGCCTGCGGGCTAAGGCGCAGCGAGCTGCTATCGCTAACGCCTAAGAGCATCGACTCCAAGCGGCACATGCTGATTATCCTGAATGCCAAGGGGAAGAAGGACAGGATGGTTCCCATATCGGATAAGGTAATAGCAATGCTAAGGGAGTACTACAAGGCGTACCGGCCAACGGTTTGGCTGTTTGAAGGGCAGGAGCCTGGCGAGCCCTACTCGGAGACAAGCCTTCAAAAAGTGTTAAAGTTTAGCTTAGGCTTGGCGAATGTTAACAAACCTGCTACCTTGCACTGGTTGCGGCACAGCTATGCAACCCATCTGCTCGAATCGGGAACCGACTTAAGGTACATCCAGGAACTGCTGGGCCATAAGAGCAGCCGTACAACAGAGATATACACCCATGTCAGCGAAAAGAGCTTGCAAAAAGTGAAAAGCCCCTTCGACGACCTGATGTAA